In the genome of Stigmatopora nigra isolate UIUO_SnigA chromosome 7, RoL_Snig_1.1, whole genome shotgun sequence, the window AACATTtagaaaagatgaaaaagtaGACGTAATTAACTTACTTGGGAACCGGCTGTGTTGGCTAGCTTGCTACCGGAAATGTACAACCGGAAGTAAACAAATTGTACGTCAGTGCAGAGTGAATTTATTAATATGATTCTACGAATCTCGTTTTTTACTCAAAATTGTTaattagtttaatatctacatcacatagaccaaaaaaataaagacggtaaaaaaataaagaaaatatattatctGTACTAACACTGGATTGGACGTACCATAAGACAAGCAGCCCTGAAATGAagttgaaaaaaagtcattttaatagcTACATAAACTGGAATAAGTTCAttcacaaaagggaaaaaagtatgttacaaaaaaatctcatgttGGTATCTGAAGTTGACGACTCAGCTTCTCTATCTGTTTGACCAAGAACTGCTTGTCAAGACCCTCCTATAAAAAAGCCAGCATATAAACCTTTCAAGaacaccccaaaaaacagatttaaaaaagtaaatggaCCCTGAAGTACCTGTTGTAGTTGATTTCTGAGTAAAGTAACACTTTTCCCATAGACAGCAGCAAGAGCGATGAAATAACACATCACAACACTGTTTAGAGGAcacacaaaagacattttacatACGGCCAAAACCAAAAATCCCGGCATTTTAACTCACCAGGACAAGGCAAACAGTGGAATGGAAAAAGCCTGGGATCCGATGAAGGAGAGAAACTCTTTGGTGACTTTGGAGAGGCCCTGGAATGATGTCGGAACGATGCCCCACATGTAAGGAAAGAACCGGAGTGGTCCACATCCGAAAGATGGTTGAATACTGCGCCAAAAAACATGTCAATCTTAAAGTACGGACTACATTCTTTCAATAATGTGGCGGCTACATACGCTGCTAAACTGTAGATCATGACCAACATGGCCATGGCCCATCCGAAGAGGAGCACCACCAGGAAAACAAAAGTAGAGGCAGTGGAACGAAAGGTTTTGGGAGCGGGGCGACAGTTCTGGAAGAGGGTGTACTAAAAGGGGAATATGAAAGTTTAAAACCCcctaaaaatgatcaatttggcttttttttccaaggaTTTATGACCTTCTTGCAGTAGAAGAGGATGACAAACTTGGCTGTGTTAATAGCAGGCAGCAGAGGGCAGAAGAGAGCTCCAATCCAGACCACGGTCTGGCCGTAAACCAGGCCCAAGACGTTGGCGTATACCACAAACTCCTGTCGACCGATCCATCGAGTTATTTTGTTGGACCAATTGTCCACCAGcaacctagaaaaaaaaaacgtaagatttcattcccccccaaaaacagtttagcatttttgttttgttttggtgtacCTGCGTGGAAACTCCACCAAAGCTAACGTGCCGACGGTGACGATGAGATCGAAGAGTGTTAACTTGTACATTTCTTGGCCCACTCGTGTTTCCCAGCACTGGCAAAAGAAATCTTACAATGTTGACGATGAAGCGAAATTCCTGTTAAAATCATTACAAAATTGCTGACTATTCTTTGggtgaaaaagggaaaaacaattgGGTGGATAAGGGAACAGTATTGACTGAGTGAGAGGGGAAAAACAAGAGGGTGGTTGGAAAGTCACTGTTTttagggtggaaaagggaaaataagaagGTGGATAATGGCTCACTATTCtttaggtggaaaagggaaaacacaaTAGGGTGGATGAGGGAACACTATTGACTGAATGAGGGGTGGAAAAGCAAGAGGGTGGTTGGACAGTCACAATTttagggtggaaaagggaaaacaagatGGTAAATGAGGGATCACTATTctttgggtggaaaagggaaaaacactTGGTTGGATGAGGGAACACTATTCACTGAATGAGGGAGGGGGGAGCAAGAGGGTGGTTGGAAAGTCACTGTTTttagggtggaaaagggaaaacaatagGGTGGGTGAGGCGCCACCACTTCTAGGgtggaaatgggaaaaataaaatggctaaataagaGGTCATTATTATTTGgaggtaaaaaagaaaataaagagggGGGGATGAGGGGCtgctatttttttggttgtaaaAGGGAAAATACAAGGGTAAATCAAGGTGTCACTATTTGGGTGTAAAAGGAAAAACTGACGGCCTtaaacgtctaatccattttgagtgattatgagtatacattcatgtcattttttgttttttgaatattACCGGGTACTCCTCATAGTTGTACTTGCACACATCACACTTGCTTTTGTCGTTCTGGCACGTGATTTGACTCCACAGAGTAAAGAGCAGAACTCCTAAGCTCACCAGTCGGAGGAACACTGCCctgaaaatgaccaaaaaaatgtcctcaaaaaacatattttctcatCTAAAAATTCTACTCATTTCCTAGTTTGCCTGAACCCGCCACATATATTCAGATGGGACATATTATTTAAGATTATAGACTAGTTTGAGCTACAGAAAACGGAACGTGATGTTCCTTAATCTGAATTCTTTCTTTAtcaaatacaaaatcaaactccAAACCTCAGCAGGCCCAGCACAACCGTAGTGCTCGGTGAATATCGCTCGACGAGGGCGATCAAATCGCAGAAGAACGGCACTACAAAATTTCCAGCGGTGATCACAATGGAGGGTAAAAACTCAAAAACCAATCCCAGGATCCCCGGCTGACCAATCTTCCCCTGCGGCAAGAGAAATCACCCAAAATCAACGAAAACGGCGCCCAATCAAGTCAATGTCCCATTGATTACCTGACTAAAAATGGTCGCCACAAAGATACCCAAACAGGCCGAAACGATGAGTCCCAAAGCGAGAACCCCCAGGAAAACCCTCATCCCGTACAAGAGTATTCTTTGACACGTGCTCCGAGCGGCtgcctttttcttcaaaagttgCTCCTCCAGATCCACCTAAAATTTACCCAAACAGCCAAACAACACCAATCCCTTAAACTAGTAGCAATTGAGTTATTAATCTGGGCGTGTCCCTGACCTGTAAGCGGTAATGAATATTCTTCTGCTTCAGTTTGGTGGCTCGGTCTTCCAGGCAACTGTAGTCCCACCCTGTAAAGACGGTGGCGCTGTAGTCGCTTACAGCGCCGCTTCCCGTTGCCACGGCAACCCGAGCCGCCGAGCCCATCCTGTAGAGAAGCATCGGGGGGTGTCCAAACCATTCCACAAAGGGGCGCAAGGGGTGCAAATTTTTGTTGTGACTAGTCCAGTACATAGTTTGacccaggggtagggaatctgtggctcgagagccata includes:
- the tmc4 gene encoding LOW QUALITY PROTEIN: transmembrane channel-like protein 7 (The sequence of the model RefSeq protein was modified relative to this genomic sequence to represent the inferred CDS: substituted 1 base at 1 genomic stop codon) is translated as MDPHRQESLDYFDEYTESNDVYSLGRESVRFRRPSSRGSNHNYPRFNWNPAEEDDEEEEEDEVDGYLDLEEETRDLRAVPLPLALKRAVRQVQENHLPLASSRRILSIKRHRKSRQKIQNGAKEFLNLFVLWRKALQRIGGNFGGGVQSYFIFLRFLVLLNFVSFLLIAGLVLSPSIIFRSINTSLINQTGPEECTKYPPKPEDSVPFYTYILDLLSGMGFMEYSYLFYGYYSNTLVRASHFSYNLPLAYLLSVVSYFAFCLFCIVFRMGSAARVAVATGSGAVSDYSATVFTGWDYSCLEDRATKLKQKNIHYRLQVDLEEQLLKKKAAARSTCQRILLYGMRVFLGVLALGLIVSACLGIFVATIFSQGKIGQPGILGLVFEFLPSIVITAGNFVVPFFCDLIALVERYSPSTTVVLGLLRAVFLRLVSLGVLLFTLWSQITCQNDKSKCDVCKYNYEEYPCWETRVGQEMYKLTLFDLIVTVGTLALVEFPRRLLVDNWSNKITRWIGRQEFVVYANVLGLVYGQTVVWIGALFCPLLPAINTAKFVILFYCKKYTLFQNCRPAPKTFRSTASTFVFLVVLLFGWAMAMLVMIYSLAAIQPSFGCGPLRFFPYMWGIVPTSFQGLSKVTKEFLSFIGSQAFSIPLFALSCVVMCYFIALAAVYGKSVTLLRNQLQQEGLDKQFLVKQIEKLSRQLQIPTXDFFVTYFFPFCE